A region of Tolypothrix sp. NIES-4075 DNA encodes the following proteins:
- a CDS encoding CPBP family intramembrane glutamic endopeptidase produces MKVNYLRVSQYPAPVRLGIFILTLLLLWLPIAAPIRLLVRDDNLVTILTMPLLYVEFILLLRFWGKKVYKQTQILRHYGLERTPQNAIDLLRGLAIGLINILILFGVEGLLGWLVWQKPSIFLLRVILEGLIVALAYGFAEELLFRGWLFDELQRDYNLRVVLWATAVIFAVSHFIKPLPEIIHTAPQFFGLLLLALFLVCAKRWRRGRLGLSIGFHAGLIWGYYIINVGQLTKYSGAVPDWVTGVNQNPLAGLMGLVLLGVLALWMQRKSRAIALVR; encoded by the coding sequence TTGAAAGTTAATTATCTTCGTGTGTCTCAATACCCTGCCCCTGTTCGGCTGGGTATATTTATTTTGACATTGTTGTTACTATGGTTGCCAATAGCTGCACCGATTCGCTTATTAGTGCGGGATGATAACTTAGTAACTATTTTGACAATGCCATTGCTGTATGTAGAGTTTATCTTGCTACTGCGGTTTTGGGGCAAAAAAGTTTACAAGCAAACCCAGATATTGAGACATTATGGTTTAGAAAGAACACCGCAAAATGCAATCGATTTGCTGCGGGGTTTGGCAATTGGGCTAATTAATATTTTGATTTTATTTGGGGTAGAAGGATTGCTGGGTTGGCTGGTATGGCAAAAACCGAGTATTTTTTTACTGAGAGTTATTTTAGAGGGGTTGATTGTTGCCTTGGCTTATGGATTTGCCGAGGAATTATTATTTCGGGGATGGCTGTTTGATGAGTTGCAGCGCGATTACAATCTCCGTGTGGTACTTTGGGCAACTGCGGTTATTTTTGCTGTCAGCCACTTTATTAAACCACTGCCAGAAATTATTCATACAGCGCCGCAATTTTTCGGCTTATTGCTTTTGGCGTTATTTTTGGTGTGTGCAAAACGCTGGCGCAGAGGGCGTTTGGGCTTATCGATAGGATTTCACGCTGGTTTAATTTGGGGTTATTACATTATCAATGTTGGGCAATTAACCAAATATTCTGGTGCAGTTCCGGATTGGGTTACAGGTGTGAATCAAAATCCTTTAGCTGGGTTGATGGGGTTGGTGTTGTTGGGTGTACTGGCTTTGTGGATGCAGAGGAAATCGAGAGCGATCGCTCTGGTGAGATAA
- a CDS encoding TIGR03960 family B12-binding radical SAM protein: MAVTVEKLITSEILKPARYLGNELGAVHKPWDTATTRWVLTYPEVYEVGASNLGHIILYNILNAQPRSLCDRAYLPAPDLAGKLRATHTPLFAVESKRSLTEFDILGFSLSYELGATNILEMLDLAGIPLTWLERLEGNYPLIFAGGQTATSNPEPYADFFDFIALGDGEELLPEINLVLAEGKASGLSRQELLLDLAQIPGVYVPQFYNMAEDGSVHPLRPDVPKRILRRVATPIPAYSTGLVPYMETVHDRLTIEIRRGCTRGCRFCQPGMLTRPARDVEPEKVVEAITKGMRETGYNEFSLLSLSCSDYLSLPAVGMEIKNRLKNENISLTLPSQRVDRFDENIANILGGTRQGGLTFAPEAGTQRMRDIVNKGLTNSELLRGVKTASEQGWDKIKLYFMIGLPGETDADVIGIAETVSWLKRECWAKGRKTLNFNLTISNFTPKPHTPFQWHSVSTAEFKRKQNLLRQEFRRMKAVKVNFTDVRISAMEDFIGRGDRTLSKVVRRAWELGAGMDSWYDNVEQAYQAWGIAIAETGKIWKYRQIENGEWNLFGDSLEDKGTGGQGDNENNSSSHPPISPSPHASRLNGGNPRTALAPLPIPPSLDTPLPWDHIDTGIDKKWLKEDLQRALSAATVPDCSFDGCSHCGVCGTDFGHNIVIAPPQIPEFAGEFVPNTTKAQRLRVRFGKQGDMALVSHLDLLRLFDRALRRAGLPISFTGGFHPMPRISLANALALGASSSGEIVDFELNQFVEVEAFRQQLADALPTDIPIYNVEELDLKKSAATQLLEAAEYLITVAALEEMPSAKWQESIDTIKTTDEIWYEQKTKSGKTHVINLRDRLFDIELLETKTQLAESTSILRYVGSCRNDGTLLRPEQILFMLEQVASVEFQLLHIHRNQLILGV, from the coding sequence GTGGCTGTTACAGTTGAAAAATTAATTACATCGGAAATTTTAAAGCCAGCTCGTTATCTGGGTAACGAACTGGGTGCAGTACATAAGCCTTGGGATACGGCGACAACACGTTGGGTATTAACTTATCCAGAAGTGTATGAAGTCGGCGCATCCAACTTAGGGCATATCATCCTCTATAACATTTTGAATGCCCAGCCGCGCTCGTTGTGCGATCGCGCTTACCTACCAGCACCAGACCTGGCAGGAAAACTACGGGCAACGCATACACCGCTGTTTGCAGTAGAGTCAAAGCGATCGCTAACTGAATTCGACATTCTCGGTTTTAGCCTCAGTTATGAACTGGGTGCAACTAATATCTTAGAAATGTTGGATTTGGCTGGCATTCCCCTCACATGGCTTGAAAGGTTAGAGGGAAATTATCCTTTAATTTTCGCCGGAGGACAAACGGCAACATCGAATCCGGAACCTTACGCCGACTTCTTCGATTTTATTGCCTTAGGCGATGGCGAGGAACTACTACCAGAAATTAACTTGGTATTGGCAGAAGGTAAAGCATCTGGCTTAAGTCGACAAGAGTTATTGCTTGACTTGGCACAGATACCAGGTGTATATGTTCCTCAATTTTACAACATGGCAGAGGATGGCTCAGTTCATCCTTTGCGCCCAGATGTGCCAAAACGAATTTTGCGACGGGTGGCAACTCCCATACCCGCATATTCTACCGGGCTGGTTCCTTATATGGAAACAGTACACGATCGCCTAACAATTGAAATTAGGCGCGGTTGTACTCGCGGTTGTCGCTTTTGTCAACCCGGAATGCTTACCCGACCGGCACGGGATGTAGAACCAGAAAAAGTGGTAGAAGCAATAACCAAAGGAATGCGGGAAACTGGTTATAATGAATTTTCTCTTTTATCCTTGAGTTGTTCCGATTATTTATCCCTGCCAGCAGTAGGGATGGAAATCAAAAATCGTTTAAAAAATGAGAATATTTCTTTGACTCTACCAAGCCAACGGGTAGACAGATTTGATGAAAATATCGCCAATATCTTAGGTGGTACCCGCCAAGGTGGTCTAACCTTTGCCCCAGAAGCGGGAACGCAGCGAATGCGCGACATTGTGAATAAAGGTTTGACTAACTCTGAACTGTTGCGCGGTGTAAAAACAGCGAGCGAGCAAGGTTGGGATAAAATCAAGTTATACTTTATGATTGGCTTACCGGGTGAAACCGATGCCGATGTTATAGGCATAGCGGAAACAGTAAGCTGGCTAAAGCGAGAATGTTGGGCAAAGGGAAGGAAAACTTTAAATTTTAACTTGACAATTTCTAACTTTACCCCTAAGCCGCATACGCCATTTCAATGGCATTCAGTTTCTACTGCTGAATTTAAACGCAAGCAAAATTTACTACGCCAAGAATTTCGTCGAATGAAAGCAGTAAAGGTGAACTTCACCGATGTGCGAATTTCGGCAATGGAGGACTTTATTGGACGAGGCGATCGCACTTTATCTAAAGTAGTGCGTCGTGCTTGGGAATTGGGTGCAGGAATGGATTCCTGGTATGACAATGTAGAGCAAGCTTATCAAGCTTGGGGAATTGCGATCGCCGAAACTGGTAAGATTTGGAAATACCGCCAAATCGAAAACGGCGAATGGAATTTGTTTGGGGACTCCTTGGAGGACAAGGGGACAGGGGGACAGGGGGACAATGAAAATAATTCTTCCTCCCATCCCCCCATCTCCCCATCCCCCCACGCCAGTCGCCTCAACGGGGGGAACCCCCGCACAGCGCTGGCTCCTCTCCCCATCCCCCCCTCCCTCGACACCCCTCTCCCTTGGGACCACATTGACACGGGAATTGACAAAAAGTGGCTGAAGGAAGATTTGCAACGCGCTTTGTCAGCAGCAACCGTCCCTGACTGTTCTTTTGATGGTTGTTCTCATTGTGGTGTTTGCGGCACCGATTTCGGACATAATATTGTAATAGCTCCACCGCAAATCCCGGAATTTGCTGGGGAGTTTGTACCCAATACCACTAAGGCACAACGGCTGCGGGTTCGGTTTGGCAAGCAGGGTGATATGGCTTTAGTAAGTCACTTGGATTTACTCCGTTTGTTTGACAGAGCGTTGCGACGTGCGGGATTGCCAATTTCTTTTACTGGTGGTTTTCATCCGATGCCGCGCATTTCTTTAGCAAATGCGTTAGCGTTGGGAGCTAGCAGTAGTGGTGAAATTGTCGATTTTGAGTTAAATCAATTCGTTGAAGTAGAGGCTTTCCGCCAACAGTTAGCTGATGCTTTGCCCACAGACATACCAATATATAATGTGGAAGAACTAGATTTAAAGAAGAGTGCTGCTACCCAACTTTTGGAGGCTGCGGAGTATTTGATTACCGTGGCTGCATTGGAAGAGATGCCATCAGCAAAATGGCAAGAATCAATTGATACAATCAAAACAACAGATGAGATTTGGTACGAGCAAAAAACTAAGTCAGGCAAGACTCATGTGATAAATCTGCGCGATCGCCTATTCGATATAGAATTATTAGAAACTAAAACGCAACTCGCAGAATCTACAAGTATCCTGCGTTATGTGGGTAGCTGTCGTAATGATGGTACGCTGTTGCGTCCTGAACAAATCCTGTTT
- a CDS encoding STAS domain-containing protein has translation MQAVLESPKIAVIRPQSCLNAANALELERDLTAALTQNDISILVVDLAAVESLDSAGLMALVSALKQAQSLGRRFSLCGVSPAIKIIFELTQLDEVFEIIEGTADLPAV, from the coding sequence ATGCAAGCCGTACTTGAATCTCCGAAAATTGCTGTTATTCGTCCCCAAAGCTGTTTAAATGCAGCAAACGCCTTAGAATTGGAGCGAGACTTGACAGCAGCCTTGACACAAAATGATATTTCTATCTTGGTTGTAGATTTAGCCGCAGTGGAATCTTTAGACAGCGCTGGTTTGATGGCTTTAGTTTCGGCGTTGAAGCAGGCTCAAAGTTTAGGACGGCGTTTTAGCCTTTGTGGTGTTTCACCGGCGATAAAAATTATATTTGAATTAACGCAACTTGATGAAGTTTTTGAAATAATTGAAGGCACAGCCGACTTGCCAGCAGTCTAA
- the clpS gene encoding ATP-dependent Clp protease adapter ClpS: MSVETIEKRSTTRKLAPRYRVLLHNDDFNPMEHVVKVLITTVPNLSQPQAVSIMMEAHTNGLALVITCAQEHAEFYCETLKNHGLTSTIEPDE, encoded by the coding sequence GTGTCAGTCGAAACCATTGAGAAGCGTTCAACAACCCGTAAGCTTGCGCCTCGGTATCGCGTTTTGCTCCATAATGATGACTTCAACCCGATGGAGCATGTGGTGAAGGTGCTAATAACCACAGTGCCAAACCTTAGCCAGCCCCAGGCTGTTAGTATCATGATGGAAGCTCATACGAATGGGCTAGCTTTAGTTATTACTTGTGCTCAGGAACACGCTGAGTTCTATTGTGAAACCTTGAAAAACCACGGTTTGACCAGCACAATTGAACCTGACGAATAA
- a CDS encoding TldD/PmbA family protein produces MLTNSLLLSNQLPTLQYTSTPERFDETWEAPLAILLGLGRAAGADFIEFFLERRNYISCLAEDDSITSISPSLATGAGVRVFRGKADCYVSTNNLSFSGLKAALEKGLSILGLQLPAANAFIPEINLELLRDYATKRGKDKWLPLCSSIREMGEVLLDSTAYLQRKANHIQSRRATYFRDWQEVLIAASDGTFARDIRLTQSVGFNVLCADGANRTSIAERAGNTSDANFLRTWDYQQSAEQIAESAGKMLYADYVESGTYPIIMANHFGGVIFHEACGHLLETTQIERKTTPFADKKGEKIAHESLTAWDEGRSENAFGTIDMDDEGMPAQRTLLIEKGVLKNFLADRTGSVRTGHPRTGSGRRQNYTYAAASRMRNTYIATGEYSTEDLFASIDKGIYCKKMGGGSVGATGQFNFGVDEAYLIENGKITKPLKGAILIGEAKEIMNKISMCSQDLSLAAGFCGSVSGSIYTTVGQPHIKVDSITVGGR; encoded by the coding sequence ATGCTAACAAACTCCTTACTTCTGTCCAATCAACTCCCCACCCTGCAATACACCTCCACCCCAGAGCGATTCGATGAAACCTGGGAAGCTCCCCTGGCAATCCTCCTGGGACTAGGACGCGCAGCCGGCGCGGACTTCATCGAATTCTTCTTAGAACGTCGCAACTATATTAGCTGCCTTGCAGAAGACGATTCTATCACCAGCATTTCACCCAGCCTTGCTACGGGTGCGGGAGTGAGAGTATTTCGTGGCAAAGCCGACTGCTACGTAAGCACCAACAATCTTTCATTTTCCGGTTTGAAAGCCGCATTAGAAAAAGGTCTTTCTATCTTAGGATTGCAACTACCAGCAGCTAACGCTTTCATCCCAGAAATCAACCTCGAACTCCTCAGAGACTACGCAACCAAAAGAGGCAAAGACAAATGGCTGCCTTTATGTAGTTCCATCCGCGAAATGGGAGAAGTCCTCCTTGATAGTACCGCCTACTTGCAACGAAAAGCTAACCACATTCAATCTCGCCGCGCTACCTACTTCCGCGATTGGCAAGAAGTCTTAATTGCCGCTAGTGATGGCACATTTGCCCGCGACATCCGCCTCACTCAGTCTGTAGGATTTAACGTATTGTGTGCTGATGGTGCAAATCGCACCTCCATCGCCGAACGCGCAGGTAACACCAGCGATGCCAACTTCCTGAGAACCTGGGATTACCAACAATCCGCCGAGCAGATAGCCGAATCAGCCGGAAAAATGCTTTACGCCGACTACGTAGAATCCGGCACATACCCGATTATCATGGCGAATCACTTTGGTGGGGTAATTTTCCACGAAGCCTGTGGACACCTCTTAGAAACCACGCAAATTGAACGCAAGACTACACCCTTTGCTGACAAAAAAGGCGAAAAAATTGCCCACGAAAGTTTAACAGCATGGGATGAAGGACGTTCTGAAAACGCCTTCGGCACAATTGACATGGACGACGAAGGAATGCCCGCTCAAAGAACGCTATTAATTGAAAAAGGTGTTTTAAAGAACTTCTTAGCAGATAGAACAGGTTCAGTGCGAACCGGACATCCCAGAACCGGCAGCGGACGCCGCCAAAATTACACCTATGCAGCTGCTAGTCGGATGCGAAATACTTATATCGCGACCGGTGAATACAGCACAGAAGACTTATTTGCCTCAATTGACAAAGGCATTTACTGTAAAAAAATGGGTGGTGGTAGCGTCGGTGCCACAGGACAATTTAACTTTGGTGTAGACGAAGCTTATTTAATAGAAAATGGCAAAATTACCAAGCCATTAAAAGGAGCCATCCTCATCGGCGAAGCAAAGGAAATTATGAATAAAATTTCCATGTGTTCCCAAGATTTATCATTAGCCGCAGGTTTTTGTGGCTCCGTCAGTGGCAGCATTTACACCACAGTTGGACAACCCCACATAAAAGTAGATTCCATCACCGTAGGCGGACGCTAA
- a CDS encoding pentapeptide repeat-containing protein produces the protein MRIKSLAAVALLSAISLGASVPAKAANPAHVQRLLKTGECLKCDLSGANLKGAHLIGADLRNANLKGANLQNANLEGADLTGANLNGANLKQAFVNSTTLNNADLSNANLSNAKLYSAELEGATLIGANLNGTDVFNTNIGVGGGE, from the coding sequence ATGAGAATTAAATCTTTAGCTGCGGTAGCTTTATTAAGCGCAATATCTCTGGGTGCTTCCGTTCCCGCAAAAGCAGCAAACCCCGCTCATGTTCAGCGTTTGCTAAAAACCGGAGAATGCCTCAAGTGTGATTTAAGCGGTGCCAACCTCAAAGGTGCTCACTTGATTGGTGCAGATTTGCGGAATGCGAATTTGAAGGGTGCTAACTTACAAAATGCCAACTTAGAAGGTGCTGACTTAACCGGCGCGAATTTGAACGGTGCTAATTTAAAACAAGCATTTGTCAATAGTACAACTTTAAATAATGCGGATCTCAGCAACGCTAATCTCAGCAATGCAAAATTGTATAGTGCCGAGTTAGAAGGTGCTACTTTAATCGGCGCTAATTTGAATGGTACTGATGTATTTAATACCAATATCGGCGTAGGTGGCGGTGAATAA
- a CDS encoding TldD/PmbA family protein, whose amino-acid sequence MPNINEIATSAKETANKLGINKFDIYGSTVDETSVQVDQGEPKQVKASNRSGVTVRVWNEDNTMGVTSTTDVDPKGLELALKTAYEASFFGVKENVPDFSPEATVNIDNNKSEKANQAPVSQLIESLIVAEKELLAVHPAIKGVPYNGLAQRDIDRFYLNSNGAIRTESHSLASIYLYSKTEEEGKKPRSAGAFRINHSLDNLDINGCIKETADKTISHLNYEKVTTGKYRVVFSPEAFLSLLGAFSNLFNAQSILDKQSLSTPDSLGKQIASPLLSVCDDALHPANIGAEAFDGEGTPTRRVSLIENGVLTGFLHSAGTAKRMNANLTGNASIGAKVSVSPNFYHVFAGANSEQEYSLETAENVILIDDLQALHAGVKSLQGSFSLPFDGWLVNKGVKTSIESATVAGDFLEVLKSIIYVEKEPELTPGGVCPRIWIDELSITGE is encoded by the coding sequence ATGCCGAATATCAACGAAATTGCAACTTCAGCCAAGGAAACTGCTAACAAACTTGGCATTAATAAATTTGACATTTACGGATCAACTGTAGATGAAACCAGCGTACAAGTAGATCAAGGTGAGCCAAAACAAGTCAAAGCATCAAATCGCTCTGGTGTCACCGTTCGAGTTTGGAACGAAGACAACACAATGGGTGTCACCAGCACCACAGATGTAGATCCAAAAGGACTGGAATTAGCTTTAAAAACCGCTTACGAAGCTAGTTTCTTCGGTGTAAAAGAAAACGTCCCCGATTTTAGTCCAGAAGCGACTGTCAACATCGACAATAATAAGAGCGAGAAAGCGAATCAAGCACCAGTTTCGCAACTAATAGAAAGCCTGATTGTCGCCGAAAAAGAACTCTTAGCAGTTCACCCTGCTATTAAAGGAGTACCTTATAACGGTTTAGCGCAAAGAGATATTGACAGGTTCTATCTCAACAGCAATGGTGCAATTAGAACCGAATCTCACTCCTTAGCATCGATATATCTTTACAGCAAAACCGAAGAAGAAGGTAAAAAACCGCGTAGTGCTGGTGCTTTTAGAATCAACCATAGTTTAGATAACCTAGATATCAATGGTTGTATCAAAGAAACCGCAGATAAAACTATCAGCCATTTGAACTACGAAAAAGTAACAACTGGTAAATATCGAGTAGTTTTCTCACCAGAAGCTTTCTTGAGTTTGTTAGGTGCTTTTTCTAACTTGTTCAACGCTCAAAGTATCCTTGACAAACAAAGTTTATCTACCCCTGATTCTCTCGGAAAGCAAATCGCCTCCCCGCTGCTTTCTGTATGCGATGATGCGCTGCATCCAGCTAACATTGGTGCGGAAGCTTTTGATGGGGAAGGAACTCCTACACGTCGAGTTTCCCTAATTGAAAATGGCGTTTTAACAGGCTTTCTGCACAGTGCTGGAACTGCTAAAAGAATGAACGCCAATCTTACAGGTAATGCAAGTATTGGTGCAAAAGTTAGCGTCAGTCCTAACTTTTACCACGTATTTGCAGGCGCAAATTCTGAACAAGAATACAGTTTAGAAACTGCGGAAAATGTCATTCTCATCGATGATTTACAAGCTTTACATGCGGGAGTGAAATCCTTACAAGGCTCTTTTTCACTACCGTTTGATGGTTGGTTAGTTAATAAGGGTGTGAAAACTAGTATCGAGTCTGCAACAGTTGCAGGCGATTTTCTCGAAGTTCTCAAATCAATTATTTATGTTGAGAAAGAACCAGAATTGACACCAGGAGGCGTTTGTCCGAGAATTTGGATTGATGAATTATCGATTACAGGCGAGTAA